One Fuerstiella marisgermanici DNA window includes the following coding sequences:
- a CDS encoding ArsC family (seleno)protein has translation MAKKADWRYHRKGUTSCTRAQEFLATHDVDTKTEIDAKKERFGEEGALSLLEGMTKMFVAKGKKVTEVDLKKDRPDDAALAKLMLGPTGNLRAPTIKVGKTVLVGFHPETYEAVFG, from the coding sequence ATGGCCAAAAAAGCAGACTGGCGCTACCACCGCAAAGGCTGAACATCGTGTACCCGCGCGCAGGAGTTTCTTGCGACCCATGATGTTGATACGAAAACAGAAATCGATGCCAAGAAGGAACGCTTCGGCGAAGAGGGGGCTCTTTCGTTGCTTGAAGGCATGACGAAAATGTTCGTCGCCAAGGGCAAAAAGGTGACCGAGGTAGACCTGAAAAAAGACCGGCCCGACGATGCCGCTCTTGCGAAACTGATGCTCGGGCCGACCGGCAACCTGCGAGCTCCAACCATTAAGGTGGGCAAGACCGTGCTGGTTGGGTTTCATCCGGAAACGTATGAGGCAGTGTTCGGATAG
- a CDS encoding DEAD/DEAH box helicase codes for MSIPIPECQLINLDATAGLASAGFNPALKRVPQVGTVPIPLQHRPDFVPSWKPRRIPVKCIGLTLPEGVAFQPPAEKNETQSDGVTLKKIAPPKKKKNEDGDDKPQRTRIKPPKNALSLQDRLFYLLQPPLETWLAGQELIMPFEPFPYQYEGIAWMFARHSALLADEMGLGKTMQTITGIRLLLRSGQVNRILLICPKPLIPNWQREFRTWAEELPIVTIEGSGARRRMLWTMPGVPILITNYESMTRDLAEFPEDEQPKFDLLVLDEAQRIKNRDSRTAEVARGINRKRSWALTGTPIENRPEELASLFEFMEVIPARASPDLRQLSALADEHILRRTKDLVMKDMPPRIDRDAELELTDAQQYAYTTAEKEGIIQLNDLGDSISVQHVFELVMRLKQLTNFDPLTNESAKLERLVADMEEIAASGGKAILFSQWTKTIDWLEPRLKQFNPLVYHGGVPTKKREPILTKFKEDPDAHIILMSYGTGAVGLNLQFAHYVFLYDRWWNPAIEDQAINRAHRIGVTAPVIVTRFICKDTIEERIDRVLREKREMAEAVLGEGDNENVSLGMNASEIFGLFDLKKRTQPGKSESIGPAKPAAA; via the coding sequence ATGTCTATCCCGATCCCTGAATGCCAGCTCATCAATCTGGATGCCACGGCTGGTCTCGCCAGTGCTGGTTTTAATCCGGCACTGAAACGCGTTCCGCAGGTGGGCACGGTTCCCATTCCGTTGCAGCACCGTCCCGACTTTGTGCCGTCGTGGAAGCCTCGACGTATTCCGGTCAAGTGCATCGGCTTAACTCTGCCCGAAGGCGTTGCTTTCCAACCGCCCGCAGAGAAAAACGAAACGCAATCCGATGGCGTCACGCTAAAAAAAATTGCTCCACCGAAGAAGAAGAAAAACGAAGACGGTGACGACAAGCCGCAGCGGACGCGTATCAAGCCGCCGAAGAATGCGCTGTCGCTGCAGGACCGTCTGTTCTACCTGCTGCAGCCGCCGCTCGAAACATGGCTGGCCGGGCAGGAACTCATCATGCCCTTCGAACCATTTCCGTACCAGTACGAAGGTATTGCCTGGATGTTCGCCCGGCATTCAGCATTGCTGGCCGACGAAATGGGACTCGGCAAAACCATGCAGACCATCACCGGCATCCGGCTGCTGTTGCGCAGCGGGCAGGTGAATCGCATTCTGCTGATTTGCCCGAAGCCGCTGATCCCCAACTGGCAGCGAGAATTCCGCACCTGGGCTGAAGAACTTCCTATCGTCACGATTGAAGGCAGTGGAGCTCGCCGCCGCATGCTGTGGACTATGCCTGGCGTTCCGATTCTGATCACGAACTATGAATCCATGACCCGTGACCTGGCCGAGTTCCCGGAAGACGAACAACCGAAGTTCGACCTTCTGGTGCTGGATGAAGCTCAACGCATCAAAAACCGAGATTCTCGAACGGCCGAGGTGGCGCGCGGCATCAATCGCAAACGAAGCTGGGCCCTCACAGGAACGCCCATCGAAAACCGGCCAGAAGAACTGGCGTCGCTGTTCGAATTTATGGAGGTCATTCCAGCTCGCGCTTCACCTGATTTGCGTCAGCTATCCGCGCTGGCCGACGAACACATCCTTCGGCGAACCAAAGACCTCGTCATGAAGGACATGCCGCCGCGCATCGATCGCGACGCCGAACTGGAACTGACGGATGCGCAGCAGTACGCCTACACGACGGCTGAAAAAGAGGGCATCATTCAGTTGAACGACTTGGGCGATTCCATCAGCGTTCAGCACGTGTTCGAACTTGTCATGCGGCTCAAGCAGCTTACAAACTTTGATCCATTAACCAACGAGAGTGCCAAGCTGGAACGTCTTGTCGCCGACATGGAAGAAATCGCGGCCAGCGGCGGCAAAGCGATTTTGTTCAGCCAGTGGACGAAGACAATTGACTGGCTGGAACCACGCCTTAAGCAATTTAATCCGTTAGTTTATCACGGCGGCGTGCCCACCAAAAAGCGCGAACCGATTCTGACGAAGTTCAAGGAAGATCCGGACGCTCACATCATTCTGATGAGCTACGGAACGGGAGCCGTGGGCCTGAATCTGCAGTTTGCTCACTACGTCTTCCTGTACGACCGCTGGTGGAATCCTGCGATCGAAGACCAGGCCATCAACCGAGCACACCGAATCGGCGTGACGGCTCCGGTAATTGTCACTCGCTTCATCTGCAAAGACACAATCGAAGAACGCATCGACCGGGTGTTGCGAGAGAAGCGAGAAATGGCAGAAGCCGTTCTGGGTGAGGGCGACAACGAAAACGTCTCGCTGGGCATGAACGCGTCAGAGATCTTTGGCTTGTTTGACCTGAAGAAACGCACTCAACCCGGCAAGTCAGAGAGTATCGGCCCTGCAAAGCCGGCAGCGGCTTAG
- a CDS encoding alpha/beta hydrolase, whose translation MLRIAICLVLAGSIAVAAEPTHRDIEYATVDGRRLLLDIYQPANVKAAPLVIWVHGGAWRAGSKSSVPIAHLLQHQNAIASVDYRLSPVAKFPAQIHDIKAAIRFLRANAGKYNVAPDRFIIAGASAGGHLAALVGVSNGVKELEGELGDHVGTSSDVQKIVSFYGASNLQTILSQSTPHGLRVRVPALQLLLGGQPDEKAELAKLASPVAHVDKDDPPLMLIHGDRDPQMPIEQAHELHARYKKLGRPVQFEIIRGGVHGGRGFYEDEAIDRLAAYLENDAEAE comes from the coding sequence ATGCTCCGTATCGCAATTTGCTTAGTACTCGCCGGATCAATCGCCGTCGCCGCCGAACCGACTCATCGCGACATCGAATACGCCACCGTTGATGGTCGCCGTCTGTTGCTTGACATCTATCAGCCAGCGAACGTCAAGGCAGCTCCGCTGGTGATTTGGGTTCACGGCGGAGCGTGGCGCGCGGGCTCGAAATCCAGTGTGCCCATTGCTCATTTACTACAACATCAGAATGCGATCGCCAGCGTGGACTATCGCTTGAGCCCCGTCGCAAAGTTTCCGGCTCAGATTCACGACATCAAGGCGGCGATTCGCTTTCTGCGAGCGAACGCGGGCAAGTACAACGTTGCCCCGGATCGCTTCATCATCGCGGGCGCTTCAGCCGGTGGCCACCTCGCGGCGCTGGTGGGTGTCAGCAACGGCGTGAAGGAATTGGAAGGCGAACTCGGCGACCACGTTGGCACTTCTTCAGACGTTCAAAAGATCGTTTCGTTTTACGGAGCGTCCAACCTGCAGACAATTTTGTCGCAGTCGACGCCGCACGGCTTAAGGGTTCGCGTGCCAGCATTGCAACTTCTGCTGGGCGGACAGCCGGATGAAAAAGCCGAATTGGCAAAGCTGGCCAGCCCGGTGGCTCATGTGGACAAAGACGATCCGCCGCTGATGCTCATTCACGGGGACCGGGACCCTCAAATGCCCATCGAACAGGCTCATGAACTGCACGCCCGGTACAAAAAGCTGGGACGACCGGTTCAGTTTGAAATCATTCGCGGCGGCGTTCACGGCGGTCGAGGCTTCTATGAAGATGAAGCAATCGACCGGCTGGCAGCATATCTAGAGAACGATGCCGAAGCCGAATAG
- the pyrE gene encoding orotate phosphoribosyltransferase, whose translation METYKQDFIEFMVRSNVLTFGDFTTKSGRKTPFFINTGRYRTGEQMNRLAGFYADAIQASGLEFDFLFGPAYKGIPLAVAVSMELSRRGTDVPFCFNRKEAKDHGEGGTLVGHKPVAGERVLIVEDVTTAGTSIRETVPVLKTAADVTVAGLVVSVNRMERGQGTLNALTELRDEFSMQTFAIVDIAEIANFLRGREVDGTVVVTDELFEKIQAYRAQYGGEA comes from the coding sequence TTGGAAACCTATAAACAAGACTTCATCGAATTCATGGTACGGTCGAACGTACTGACGTTTGGCGACTTCACCACTAAGAGCGGCCGGAAAACGCCGTTCTTCATCAACACGGGACGTTACCGCACCGGCGAACAAATGAACCGGCTGGCCGGGTTTTATGCGGATGCCATTCAGGCGTCCGGGCTGGAGTTCGATTTCCTGTTCGGCCCCGCCTACAAAGGCATCCCGCTGGCCGTCGCCGTCAGTATGGAACTTAGCCGCCGAGGCACCGACGTTCCGTTTTGCTTCAACCGCAAAGAAGCCAAAGATCACGGCGAAGGTGGAACTCTGGTTGGCCACAAACCGGTCGCTGGCGAACGAGTGCTGATCGTGGAAGACGTGACCACAGCAGGGACGTCCATTCGCGAAACGGTGCCCGTGCTGAAGACGGCGGCCGATGTCACAGTGGCCGGGCTGGTGGTGTCAGTCAATCGTATGGAACGAGGGCAGGGGACACTGAATGCTTTGACGGAATTGCGGGACGAATTTTCGATGCAGACATTCGCGATCGTCGACATTGCAGAAATCGCAAACTTCCTGCGCGGCCGCGAAGTCGATGGAACAGTGGTCGTGACGGATGAACTGTTCGAAAAAATTCAGGCGTATCGTGCACAGTACGGTGGCGAAGCGTAG
- a CDS encoding endonuclease/exonuclease/phosphatase family protein, translated as MTEKGTALSPQVSTNLKSARRQQLRRFFALPLILTATAGVAVRATVRDSVPFLSAVFYATPWPLLAVCFLAVAGLLKPTASRTTFRLLLLSAGACALIFFYQHYEFPADRSVAIEADSSSDRDLKVVFWNVARGLRGWDPVFDKLKRLDADVYGLAEVDPLDHDMLQRLQREFPNYEVAPFQHGMVILSRFPIASRQNIETASNAFFASADVEVAGQQLRFIVADMHSWPLLFREAPMQTLCEIAMETADRPTVFMGDLNTPNDSVFCDRFRDEFVSPFEQQGRGFDCTWPVPLPVMAIDHLWVNKLWDVKSCNLGWTWVSDHRPIISELRLPVVAP; from the coding sequence GTGACGGAAAAGGGAACAGCACTCAGTCCTCAGGTTTCGACAAATTTGAAATCAGCTCGCCGACAACAGTTGCGCAGGTTTTTTGCGTTGCCGCTCATTTTGACTGCGACCGCCGGCGTGGCTGTGCGTGCAACCGTACGGGATTCTGTTCCGTTTCTCTCAGCAGTCTTCTATGCAACTCCGTGGCCCTTGCTGGCCGTCTGCTTCCTTGCGGTGGCCGGATTGTTGAAACCAACAGCATCGCGTACGACCTTTCGACTACTACTGCTTTCTGCGGGAGCATGTGCGCTGATCTTTTTCTATCAACACTACGAATTTCCCGCCGATCGTTCTGTTGCCATCGAAGCTGATTCTTCGTCTGATCGTGATCTCAAAGTCGTGTTCTGGAATGTGGCTCGCGGCTTGCGTGGTTGGGACCCGGTGTTCGACAAATTGAAGCGGCTTGACGCGGACGTCTACGGCTTGGCCGAAGTGGATCCTCTGGACCACGATATGCTGCAGCGGTTGCAGCGTGAGTTTCCAAACTACGAAGTCGCTCCGTTTCAACATGGCATGGTGATTTTGAGCCGGTTCCCTATCGCGTCGCGGCAAAATATTGAGACCGCCAGTAACGCGTTTTTTGCTAGCGCTGACGTTGAAGTTGCCGGGCAGCAACTGCGTTTTATTGTTGCCGACATGCATAGCTGGCCGCTGCTGTTTCGAGAAGCGCCGATGCAAACGCTTTGCGAAATTGCGATGGAAACCGCTGACCGGCCGACCGTCTTTATGGGAGATTTGAACACGCCCAACGATTCGGTGTTTTGCGACAGGTTCCGCGACGAATTTGTCAGTCCGTTCGAACAACAGGGCCGCGGTTTCGATTGTACGTGGCCCGTTCCGCTGCCGGTCATGGCCATTGATCATCTGTGGGTGAATAAACTCTGGGATGTGAAGAGCTGCAATCTTGGCTGGACGTGGGTGTCCGATCATCGTCCGATTATCAGCGAGCTGCGGCTTCCGGTCGTAGCGCCATAA